Part of the Pomacea canaliculata isolate SZHN2017 linkage group LG11, ASM307304v1, whole genome shotgun sequence genome is shown below.
CTTTACATCATCCAAGCGTGCGTGGAGGAGCAGGTGGCGCCGCCTGGGAAGACGCTGAGGTTGTCGGTGCGTGACGACGGTTCGGTGCACTACGAGCTTCTCGTCTGCCACGAAGGTTTCTACGAAGATGCGACCAGGAAGTCGTACGAAATCACAGCCCCTGTGTGCcgacgaaaaaagaaaacatgtgacACAAGGTGGGGGGAAGTACTGCTGAGCGATGGGGGCGCCACCTCCGACAACCTATGCGGATGTGGTGCCTCGTacagggtcaaaggtcatcCCAATGTTTCCGCTTGCTGGGGTGGTTTCGGCTCAAATAGTGGCTGTTATTGCGAGCGTTGCGTCGGTGGTCTCGAGAGTGATGGGGACAAGAACAGCACGTGCGTGTCCGCAGGATGGAGTGAAGACAGCGCCGTGGGTGTGAACTGGACAACGACTGATGTCATTAACGCCGCCATGAGGACATCGGACGAGCACGTGCACACCTCGCGCGAGTTTCACAAGTTTGGGATAGTGCTCAACAACTTCCTTAGAATATTGGGCATCGCTGCTTTTAccattgttttaattatatCGTGGGCACGATGAGGCGATCGGTACGAGACATATCGATCTTTCTCTTCAACTTATTCTTTCATTCTCGTTCATTTCTTGCTCTCTCGTTCCCTCGATTTCTCTTTTTACTTGTTCGGTTCTGCTTGTTTTTCTccccctcctttctttctttctcttcttttagtacttcttgttcttcattttctctttttaacatATCCACAGACCCGCTCATTGTCATGACCTCCTTTCCTCAATATCCCCTTTCACATGTATATGTGTAGCCAGTGTAGGTCTTCTACCCTGCTCTGACACTCAAGTTTTCGCAAGAACAGTGCACATACCTTGGTGTCGACCTGAAGATTAGATAAAGGATAACCTACTTTCGCAATGTTTGTAACACAACACGGTTCATACCGAGGGCTGTAACCACGCCTGACTAAACACTACACCAATATAAACTGTCtctgttgtttaaaaacatgGCAGGAGGATGTGTTGGTGCTATTTAGTCGGACTGTTTTTATGCCAAATTACGTACATAGGAAAGGTCAGATAAATGTTGGACAACAACTGATAATAGAGCCAGCAATGTCGATATATCAATGAAGGTTGCGCACATGGGACTTCAAGCGGAAGAAGTCTGTGCTCTGAAGTATCCTCCGTGTGTCGAGGACTATCATAGACACACTGATACCAGGTATTTTTCAGTTATTAGgtttacattttaatgaatattttagaGATTGTCAGTGACCAATATACATGAGGATGTATAGTTGGGCTTGGTATATCGGTTTACCTTTTGGTGTCAGATCCAGACACCAAGGAAGGTAATTGTAGAGAAGCTCGTGGCCGACATTCGAAACTTTTGCAAGTCTGCCAGGCTGAGAAGGGACAGGTCTCGTTGTCAACACGATCTCGGACAAATATCATTCAAGAAAATCTTTCTTCGATCCACGCATGGACGTGGACATGGCAGGAATCACTTCATTTGACCTCTGATCTTTCAAACAACAATGGAGCTTCAGATTAAAAGCAGCCGTGAGGTATTCGTGTACATAGCATCTGTGAACTAGCAAACAGGGAAAAGAAACCTCAGATGAAAACTTTGTCTCTACTGAAGGAAATCTGCATCACTTTTGGAGTAAATCGACATAAAAGTGTGCAATCTGGAGCGACTTTTTAAAATCACTGAAGTAATCAACCTCAAACTTCCTGTTAATCCTAGGCGGAGTGTACGGCATATCTTAAATTGTCTAATAAACATAATTTCAGAATCCTATCTTTAATCAACgctagacacacacagaagagaaggaaagatgaCGAAAGCAGAATATGTGAGTTTTATTTCCAAAAGGGATTGCGACAACTTGACTGTGATCTCCAGGAACACTGACACTACTGGAATAGGAGTGAACTGCGAAATTAGTCCAGTCTTGAAAATGGTGGCTCTGGTTCGTGGCACTGCTGATCTGGTTGTCttcttcattgacaaaataCAGCAACAACTGCGACAACAACGAGCCCACAACAACAGTTGTGAGAACATATCCCATTCAGCCAAGGAGCAACATCTCAAGCATGTTCTCAGAAGGACTACTTCCCCTTGCAGGTTTACTTGACTTCCCATCTCCATGACTACGCAGGATGTACTTAACTCACGGAGATGGAATGTGCCGACGACCCCGAAAGACTAGCAAGAAGGGCGAAAACAACATCCGGGGTCTGGGATTATTATACCACTGTCACCACAGTGATGTCACAGGATCCATCTGGGCTTGATGGAGGTAAGTAGgcgcgtgtgtttgtttttttgggttgtttatgaccatgtacttgtatgtgtgtacgtgtatatgtgtgtttctcTATCTCTGTGGAGGTGGTTCGGTGACCCAAAGGTTAttgcgcctgtcaccaatacactgagggttggctgtacagggttcagttctcgtctcgctgttctttctctcaatgtggcatctgtttacaggactggtttgttgccgtgatgtagccttagttgctgacggcgtaaaacaccaattccccctccacccctcgatctgtgtgagtgtgtgtggttttatttccagttttttttttttcaaactgtaaaaCCTAACGTcgcccaaaagaaaaaaaaagggagtggCTCAACCACGGACTGTCAGTGTGTAGGCGACTCAGACCTGCTGACTCTTTACAACACAGTGACGAGGACTTTGCCTTTGATCACACCAGACACTCATTTTGTGGGATATTTTGTGGTTACATGTTTGTGCATCGAAACACACTCGTCTGTTTTCAGGAGATTCATTTTCTATTGACAGCCTATGTCAAGATGACCTACGAACTTAACTGACAACTTTACAGTGAACTTCTATTTacgtgtgtgcaggtgtgtaaaCTCTTCTCGCATATCGTTTCTTAAAATGCATCTTccacatttcagtttatttattagaggctttattttacattaaatcaTATTAATATGCGAAAACAAATAGAGGCATGTTTACACCGTTTTAAACAGCAAAGAGCAGATGATAAACGGATAGCTTTCGCTGCTCAGCTGTACTCTTGATTCGCATTGAAGTGGCCACTTCAACATTTCTACTTAACAGATAACTTGCCTGTCTAGTCTCAAGATCAGGGGCTTCTATGTACTTCAAGCCTTTAGCCCTCTAGCAAGACTAGTTTGACCTGAGTGGATCGTGTGGTGTCGGGGCTGAAGACCGGTAGCTATACTCGGGTGACTTCAATGGCAACCTAAGCTGCAGTACCCCGTGGATTTTGTGGCTTTGTAAAATAATCTAGGAGCAGGCCATGTAGTCTGTTATTAATCTGCTCAGAGCCTTTCACACACTAATTGTTGAGGAGAGGACCAATGTTTCACTTAGTCTAAAGATATTAATGTGATACAAGTGGCATATTTAACGACTGGTTGGAAAATCCTGGACTGAATCCAAACTCAAACTAGAGTAAACCCGTGAGGACCCTCAGTTCTATTTATAGTACCTGTTTTTGCTTACGTAGTTGAAGCGGCCAAACTGTCAGTTCCTTCCCATTCATGTCTACTCGGTAGGTCCTACCTCTGTTTGTTCTCATATTAAcacgtatttaaaaaaaaaaatttaatcctCATATCTGAAGTTGGCGGGTATGTAGGAAGCTGGGGTACTTTTTGACGGCTCTTGTTTATCACCAAgggctttattatttatttacgagGGCCGCAGGACAGAAAGAAACTAAACGAAGTATTTCGATTAGCTAACGGCTTTTAGAGGCTAACATCAGTCtattagacaaaaaaaatggaaacatccTTCCCTCCCCGCACTGAAATGACTTATTTACAtctcatttatttacaaattcacgaAGTGTTATTCAAAAACAATGTTGGTGTGTGCAGTTATTTCTATGGGCTTGATGTTGCTggggttccccccccccccatgtaACTCAAAGCTTTTAGTTGTTTAGCTGCAGAAAATGTACAGatagactttttattttacagtaatGGATAATATTAATTAGGTTTTTTAGTGTCAAGATTTATCCAAGTTTCAGGTTAAGCATTGAATGAAAGagtaagcaaacaaataaacaaaccagtCAGTCAATCAATAAATTCTTCTAATATTGTTGCtttatgaaaaatgtcaattttcaGCAGTGACACGCTGTTTCGCTTCAGCAGTTTTTGTcggtaaataataaaaatgttaaaacatacATAATTATACACAACAACAGTCTCTTCGTTTTCAGGATGGACAAGAATAGGAAAATGTCGACCCTGACAGCCAGAATTCTGTTTGGCTGTATTGTCCTTTGGACATGTTCAAAGGGAGAGGCATCGCAGGTCCTTCCATCCGCTTGCTGGGATCAGATCCAAAACGTTGTGTTCGGGTGTCCCCCGCGAGATTTTGAATATGACGAATATTATTGGGGATCTCTCAGCAAGCTGTGCTGCAGAAACTACCCGGGAACAGTCCTACACTGTCAAGAATCTCCATCTCTTTTTCTAGCCTGTCTTCAAAGGATAACAGTAAGTAAAGGAAATCATATGAAATTAGAAAGAAACGCTAGTGGGGACCCTGTGCAGAATATCTATCCTTGCGACGACGGCTATTTCGAGCCGAAAGACAGACAATCCGACACTGTACGGTTCCCACAATGTTCCGAACCAAAGTCTACCTGCAGAGGTAAAGGTCAGATGTTACTGTGTCGAGGGGGAAACGAAGAGGACGACCTGTGCATCTGTAGCCATGACTATACCCCGTATCCCAACACCACAGAGTGTCACCGGGGCTTTACTCAAAACAGCGACTGTCGGTGTGTGGACAGTCTGTGTCCAGATGGAACCCAAAGATTCTTACAGAACAACATCGGAAACTGCAAAAATGTGGCCACGGATCACAGTCACGTGTGTTCTCCAATCATCGAAGGACTATCACCAGATAGTTCGACTCCCAGACACGAGGTAACCGAGGACCTCCATACTGTGATGACTCCTCCAAATAAGGACGTTGATGATAGAGGAGTGAAAAACGACAATGACACAAAGAACTTAAACTCAAACATTCTTATCGCTGTTCTTACATCGAGTTTTGGTTTACTCGTTATTGTTGCTATCATAATCATAGTATATTGTGTGTGGGTAAAACATTCTGGTGATTACACCGTAATGGAATCACAGTATGATCAACTACAATCACCGTAAATTTATTCCAAACATCAAAATCATTCAAAGGAAGATTTCCGTGTGTGGAGGTGTAGAAGTGTATAAAGTATGGGTGATATTTCTCCACAGTCAATGATTAATGGATCTGGAAGATGTAAGAAATTATGGTGAACTTCTCTTTCGTGGGTGTTCACAGAGTAAATGGTGTACCTCCGTGTGTACATAGAGAATGATGAAGATATTTGGGAGGTATTGGAGTGATTGTTCGATCCCCATGCACTATATTTATATGTTAGAGAGTGGATGGATCTGGAGAATACTAGTTATAGACTGTGAGCAAGAGTACATGATAACTCCACTAAATTTTACTcctttttgttgtgtttattggaTTCATGCTGATGGTGCAAATAGGACGTTAGTGAGGTGGAGAAAGAGGACGGGCAAGAGGAGAAAGACTGGTGTGTTAATATGGAATGGTTGGGGCATTTATCCTGCTTGTTAGTATGGAGAGGTTGAGGCATTTGCCCAGTATGCTAGTAAGAGAGGATGGTGAATTTTACCTGAATGTTAGTATGAAGAGCTGCAGGCTTTTACTCTGTATTTCACTATGGAGAGGGCGAGGCTTTTGTCTGTATGTTAGTACCCTGTATGTTAGTATGAAGAAGATGTGGACTGTGACTATGGTGTGATAATTGGTGTGTTGGCTTTGTTTAGATTTGGTTACTTTAATTGCAGGTATTGATGTTCCCATATTCCCCAGAGAGTGAAAGGAACAAAGATCTCTTGTATCTCTCGTATTTTATATCTTGGATTGTCAAGTTTAATCCAATTATGAATGCACAGCAAACAAGACACCCAGAACTAAAGCTATATTAAAACTACATTCTGTATATCCCATTAAAGGTTTGGACAGCTGGCTGTGAGTGAATCAGTACTGATAGTAACTGTGTGACAGTTCTAATATAATAAGAGTGGAGTTTTCTGGGGTAAGGAGGaatcaaaatgtaaaagacaTATTAGGATAGGAGACATCAGCAACATTATGTGACCACCTAGTCACTTGGGTTATTGTCCGCATTCTTTGTTAAATGACAtgcaacaaacataaaacacagaaaatgttttgtgtccAGACAAATCACTAATGACAAATCTgaaagtgtgtatgtctttTGACACAGGTTGTGTTTTATGTCACATATCTGCATGTAGTTTGCGTGGCAAAAAGCAAATCACATCCGCTTTTGAATGATGAAATCTTGAACCAAAGGGGCTGACAACTGTAAAGAAATTCAGTGCTACTTCCATTTAGATTTTCAAattgttgtaattattgttgttcttaATAAACAACTTGTCCAGCTGTACAGTTGTTTATTGTGCTTCTCATCCTTTTTCTGTCAATGTGTGCGcctgtgtctgtgcgtgtgccCTCTACGTGTGACTGAATGTAATAGTTTTgcttgacaatgacaatgtctaactttattagtccccagtgggcaatttaaacatgggaagataatcagttaatatgtatgaaTAGATATACAATAAATTAAGTTCTAGGCGAAAAATTTGAACAAGtcaaaaagaatataaaaaaggagTACTGTGAAAAATATAAGACGGAAGTAATgagggtcaacaacaagcaagaagctcCACTGCAACagcatggggaatgtattacagagtctgttTCACCTaacttggcagcatagtcagcaaagaggGAGGTatagatgaagatgtaagaagccaaataaacaaagccaggcttgcattccgcACCCTAAAGTCACCTgtgattgagcagctggactgcagatgaCACAAACTATTTAGGATGcctataattattgtttctaCAGACATATCATGCACAGCAtttacctgaacttaataacacaaatatatatatacagtgtgtTCAGAATGAGCAACTTGGTATCGTCAGCACCCTTCCCTTTGTAGTGGGTACCTGCAAATTGTAGTGGGTCCAATTTACTCTCTACTGATGTTAAGATTATTGACACTTTTCTAAACACCTTGCATCTTGATGCTGAGTTTGGGGCTAATATCTGCAgccacttttttatttttacttattttgttgtGATGTGATCTATGACAGGATCATATTCGGATTAAAGCTTGTACTAATTAATTTAGTGGAATGACTGCATCACATTATAGTTCACGCCAATAAATCAATGGGGGGTAACAAAGTTGGAGTCAGCAGTGCATGGGAGATAACTCTCTCTGAAAAAAAGGCGAGAACTCGTAAAGTTTTCATTCGCTCACGGGTGCTCGTAGTAGACAACACAACTATCAATAATCGGAAGAAGAGATATCGAAGATCAGAAAGGTAAGACTGATAAATCTTGACATGTATGTAGAACAATAATGTTGCATAGAGGCATATATCTCGTAAATGTAGTAATGATCGTCTTGTCGCACCATGGACGTTCGTGGTCGAACTGTGTTGCCACTTGTCAAGATGGCGATAAACCTATCGAAGAGGTAACATGACCTGCTGTGGTGTTAGGAGTAGAACTGCCTCTCCGTTTGGCATTAAATGCTTTTCTAAGCACAATGTtgcaatacaaaaataaagagagggAAGATCTGCCACAATATAGCCCGTGTAATACGTAATCAGTGCGAGGAAGTATTATTCAATCtatagtattttttatttttcttctctcgcTTCATAACAACTAGAGGTGTGTAG
Proteins encoded:
- the LOC112575090 gene encoding uncharacterized protein LOC112575090 isoform X3; protein product: MDKNRKMSTLTARILFGCIVLWTCSKGEASQVLPSACWDQIQNVVFGCPPRDFEYDEYYWGSLSKLCCRNYPGTVLHCQESPSLFLACLQRITVSKGNHMKLERNASGDPVQNIYPCDDGYFEPKDRQSDTVRFPQCSEPKSTCRGKGQMLLCRGGNEEDDLCICSHDYTPYPNTTECHRGFTQNSDCRCVDSLCPDGTQRFLQNNIGNCKNVATDHSHVCSPIIEGLSPDSSTPRHEVTEDLHTVMTPPNKDVDDRGVKNDNDTKNLNSNILIAVLTSSFGLLVIVAIIIIVYCVWVKHSGDYTVMESQYDQLQSP